The Elephas maximus indicus isolate mEleMax1 chromosome 19, mEleMax1 primary haplotype, whole genome shotgun sequence genome contains a region encoding:
- the PIMREG gene encoding protein PIMREG, which translates to MASRWQGVGASRRRRSLQDQEQLQENVVPQPAVGHLESSTSALGSLCRHFQRRLPLRAVSLNLGAGPSWKRLENPEPGQQGLQAAARSAKNALGAMSQRIQESCQNGTKWLVETQVKARRRKRGAQKGGSPPPRSLSQKNTRLSGATPAYSALDSWKKEQHSLSAQRSPQTHPLRRSRREAAFRSPYSSTEPLCSPSESDSDLEPVGMGIQRLQKLSHKLDEAIVAEDSGDMTVCLIHD; encoded by the exons ATGGCCTCTCGGTGGCAGGGCGTGGGGGCCTCGAGGCGCCGCAGATCTCTGCAGGACCAGGAGCAGCTCCAGGAGAACGTGGTGCCGCAGCCTGCTGTGGGCCATCTAGAGAGCTCCACCAGCGCCCTGGGCTCCCTGTGCAGACACTTCCAAAGGAGGCTGCCCCTGAGAGCGGTCAGCCTCAACCTCGGGGCGGGCCCCTCCTGGAAACGCCTGGAAAACCCAGAGCCAGGGCAGCAGGGCCTCCAGGCTGCAGCACGCTCGGCCAAGAATGCCTTGGGTGCTATGTCCCAG AGAATCCAAGAGTCCTGCCAAAATGGCACCAAGTGGCTGGTGGAAACCCAGGTGAAAgccaggagaaggaagagaggggcACAAAAGGGTGGTAGCCCTCCACCTCGCAGCCTGAGCCAGAAGAACACCCGGCTGTCTGGAGCCACCCCTGCCTACTCAGCTCTGGACTCCTGGAAGAAGGAGCAGCACAGCCTCTCTGCCCAAAGGAGCCCACAGACCCACCCACTACGGCGGTCCAGAAGGGAGGCTGCCTTCCGAAGCCCCTACTCCTCAACAGAGCCCCTCTGCTCCCCCAG TGAGTCCGACAGTGACTTGGAGCCTGTAGGGATGGGAATTCAGCGTCTCCAGAAGTTGTCCCACAAGTTAGATGAAGCCATTGTGGCTGAAGACAG TGGTGACATGACCGTTTGTCTCATTCATGACTGA